A region from the Mercenaria mercenaria strain notata chromosome 7, MADL_Memer_1, whole genome shotgun sequence genome encodes:
- the LOC123554521 gene encoding uncharacterized protein LOC123554521: MGDKSKEEFENKENEALRGPDAEKGKRKPYFKRELSSISSREIAKDRRRYNLGICLFSVLNVLLISLIIITGYYVFSEKKVIVLRDADICVPCEDLRLHPDDKIEGIERRGENKTVCCMKEEEGSDALVGYFIDHWLKKKLATDDRQFIRYECNDKDKTTSQKPIIKLVGKTEKQKAEHHKLHWDGDSEMAIKSENGELTHHKQHGFIEIKKSGLYQVYSQIVLDHDMKSQSQHNAPAIYQHSVVLIEAGTMHDKYAREKIILKTSNSHCASKSNRQTITSYLGGAFQLSEGDKLAVKAHNKTELVPVPHMNFFGVHML; this comes from the exons ATGGGCGATAAATCGAAAGAAGAATTTGAGAATAAAGAAAACGAAGCGTTAAGAGGACCAGACGCCGAAAAGGGTAAGCGTAAGCCATATTTCAAGAGAGAATTGTCCTCCATTAGCAGCAGAGAAATAGCAAAAGACAGACGAAGATACAATTTAGGGATATGTCTATTTTCTGTTTTGAATGTACTCTTGATATCCTTGATTATAATCACGGGTTATTACGTCTTCTCTGAGAAAAAAGTTATCGTGTTGCGTGATGCCGACATATGTGTGCCCTGTGAAGACTTGAGACTACATCCGGATGACAAAATAGAAGGAATCGAAAGGCGAGGGGAAAACAAAACAGTATGTTGTATGAAGGAAGAAGAGGGATCAGATGCTCTTGTTGGATAT TTCATCGATCACTGGTTAAAGAAGAAACTAGCGACTG ATGACCGACAGTTCATCCGGTACGAGTGTAATGATAAAGACAAGACCACATCACAAAAACCTATCATCAAACTGGTTGGAAAAACGGAAAAACAAAAGG ccgaACACCACAAGTTGCATTGGGATGGTGACTCAGAAATGGCAATAAAGTCAGAAAATGGTGAACTCACCCACCACAAACAGCATGGcttcattgaaataaagaaatctgGACTGTACCAAGTATACAGTCAAATAGTCCTAGACCATGATATGAAGTCGCAAAGTCAACACAACGCTCCGGCTATCTACCAACACTCTGTCGTTCTCATAGAAGCTGGAACAATGCATGACAAATATGCCAGAGAGaagattattttgaaaacatcgAACTCGCACTGTGCGAGTAAATCGAATAGACAGACAATTACAAGTTACCTTGGTGGCGCCTTCCAGCTTTCAGAGGGAGATAAACTAGCAGTCAAGGCTCACAACAAAACAGAACTGGTTCCAGTGCCTCATATGAACTTCTTTGGTGTTCATATGCTGTAG
- the LOC123554522 gene encoding uncharacterized protein LOC123554522, which yields MDIKLKYTAIIVFFCVVLCSAAVLVLFLTMPDSPSTVRNDQICLPSEFGLLKCGTTADLLHEYLERTTATQYDEIKTKDKERQQEHLDKNRVHLMSIYDKAFWEMKPAAKLTGKEQPDTRKGDIGADMVPVREWCHGRELEDTSGFERYGIRYRNGRLVVPVDGTYNIYSYVDLFESCNPSTGKPNVNDTTKPIKHGIFKFDILDSEEMELVSNVQPHTVSSNRYFNSYSSYISSLAKLKAGDELSVKVSNLTYLKYTRDNYFGVNLI from the exons ATGGATATCAAGTTGAAATATACTGCTATAATCGTATTTTTCTGTGTAGTTTTATGTTCAGCTGCAGTTTTAGTACTGTTTTTGACTATGCCCGATTCGCCATCAACTGTCAGAAATGATCAAATTTGTCTTCCAAGTGAGTTTGGACTTCTTAAATGCGGCACAACAGCAGATCTCCTACACGAGTATTTAGAAAGG ACAACTGCAACACAATATGACGAAATCAAAACAAAGGACAAAGAGCGACAACAAGAACACCTTGATAAAAACAGAGTTCACTTAATGAGCATCTACGACAAAGCATTCTGGGAAATGAAGCCAGCCGCCAAACTCACTGGAAAAGAACAGCCTGACACAAGAAAGG GCGATATCGGTGCTGACATGGTGCCTGTAAGAGAATGGTGCCATGGCAGAGAACTTGAGGACACCAGTGGGTTCGAAAGATACGGCATTCGATACAGAAATGGCCGTTTGGTCGTACCTGTAGATGGAACATATAACATTTATTCTTATGTCGATTTATTTGAGTCATGTAATCCATCAACGGGGAAGCCTAATGTAAACGATACCACTAAACCTATTAAGCACggcatatttaaatttgatattcttgATAGTGAGGAGATGGAATTAGTTTCAAATGTACAACCACATACGGTTTCAAGTAACAGATATTTCAACTCTTACAGTAGCTATATTTCGTCACTTGCAAAACTTAAAGCTGGTGACGAGCTTTCTGTAAAGGTTAGCAATTTAACATATCTTAAATACACTCGAGATAATTATTTTGGGGTCAATTTAATATAG